A genomic segment from Micromonospora echinaurantiaca encodes:
- a CDS encoding DM13 domain-containing protein encodes MRSHLFRTPLTWLVLATVGAGAALGLWWFQPWKLVTDAEVDEELSVVATAVPSGPVTPADAPTAPPAGPTVVRSGTFVTHEHDTSGTARIVRGVDGRHRLELVGLDTSNGPDLRVWLTDQPVRTGTAGWRVFDDGRWVELGRLKGNRGDQGYEIPAGVDLAGLTSVSIWCKRFAVSFGAAPLNPAG; translated from the coding sequence ATGCGAAGCCACCTGTTCCGTACGCCCCTGACCTGGCTGGTGCTCGCCACGGTCGGCGCGGGCGCCGCCCTCGGCCTCTGGTGGTTCCAGCCGTGGAAGCTGGTCACCGACGCCGAGGTCGACGAGGAACTGTCGGTGGTGGCCACCGCCGTGCCGAGCGGGCCGGTGACCCCCGCCGACGCCCCAACCGCCCCGCCCGCCGGCCCGACGGTGGTCCGCAGCGGCACGTTCGTCACCCACGAGCACGACACCTCCGGCACCGCCCGGATCGTCCGGGGCGTGGACGGCCGGCACCGGCTGGAACTCGTCGGGCTGGACACGTCGAACGGGCCGGACCTGCGGGTCTGGCTCACCGACCAGCCGGTGCGCACCGGCACCGCGGGTTGGCGGGTCTTCGACGACGGCCGCTGGGTCGAGTTGGGCCGGCTCAAGGGCAACCGGGGTGACCAGGGCTACGAGATACCGGCCGGGGTCGACCTGGCCGGGTTGACCAGCGTCTCCATCTGGTGCAAGCGGTTCGCCGTCTCGTTCGGCGCCGCGCCGCTGAACCCCGCCGGCTGA
- the cysC gene encoding adenylyl-sulfate kinase — protein MSNGWVLPDEVLRDAPAYTPRPGELADLELLLIGAYAPLTGFMTRADLVSVSRRGRLADDTPWQVAVTLQVPAALAQGLDPRDPARRVLVLTDGEGAPVAALDVADAWQVREGVAGVGGTVRRLGDGGRGPFQRLRRTPEEVRALLPPGRVLGVVADRPLHRPQLAQIAHAARTLAAHLLVMIPVGEDGTGGLPPEALVRSIFAARDRMPPATLVAVPLSRRRDEISDALLRARVSAAYGVTHLLSTGEMLSGAGLRVLVPRELAYDNRDGQWRWREDIPPRNRRLALTQAEIDDLLDRGFPLPEWHTPPAVAKELARARPPRRHRGLVVFLTGLSGSGKSTIARGLADALREQGDRTVSLLDGDVVRRELSAGLGFSKTDRDLNVRRIGWVAAEIARHRGVGICCPIAPYAQARATAREMALAAGAGFLLVHVATPLEVCEQRDRKGLYARARAGLLTGMTGVDDPYEEPTDADLVIDTTELTVDEAVQAVLHHLTETGWVEPRLQST, from the coding sequence ATGAGCAACGGATGGGTGCTGCCGGACGAGGTGCTGCGGGACGCGCCGGCGTACACACCGCGGCCCGGCGAGCTGGCCGATCTGGAACTGCTGCTGATCGGGGCGTACGCTCCGCTCACCGGCTTCATGACCCGCGCCGACCTGGTCTCGGTCAGCCGCCGCGGCCGGCTCGCCGACGACACCCCGTGGCAGGTCGCGGTGACCCTCCAGGTGCCCGCGGCGCTGGCCCAGGGGCTCGATCCGCGCGACCCGGCGCGCCGGGTGCTGGTGCTCACCGACGGCGAGGGCGCCCCGGTGGCCGCGCTGGACGTGGCCGACGCGTGGCAGGTGCGCGAGGGGGTGGCCGGTGTCGGCGGTACGGTGCGCCGGCTCGGCGACGGCGGCCGCGGTCCGTTCCAGCGGCTGCGCCGCACCCCGGAGGAGGTCCGCGCGCTGCTGCCCCCGGGCCGGGTGCTCGGGGTGGTGGCCGACCGGCCGCTGCACCGGCCGCAGCTGGCCCAGATCGCGCACGCCGCCCGCACCCTGGCCGCGCACCTGCTGGTGATGATCCCGGTCGGCGAGGACGGCACCGGCGGGCTGCCGCCGGAGGCGCTGGTGCGCAGCATCTTCGCCGCCCGCGACCGGATGCCGCCGGCCACGCTGGTGGCGGTGCCGCTGTCCCGCCGCCGGGACGAGATCAGCGACGCGCTGCTGCGGGCCCGGGTCTCCGCCGCGTACGGGGTGACCCACCTGCTCTCCACCGGCGAGATGCTCTCCGGAGCGGGGCTGCGGGTGCTGGTGCCGCGGGAGCTGGCCTACGACAACCGGGACGGGCAGTGGCGCTGGCGGGAGGACATCCCGCCGCGCAACCGGCGGCTCGCGCTCACCCAGGCCGAGATCGACGACCTGCTGGACCGCGGCTTCCCGCTGCCGGAGTGGCACACCCCGCCAGCGGTCGCCAAGGAGCTGGCCCGGGCCCGGCCGCCCCGGCGGCACCGGGGCCTGGTGGTCTTCCTGACCGGCCTCTCCGGTTCCGGCAAGTCGACCATCGCCCGTGGGCTGGCCGACGCGCTGCGCGAGCAGGGCGACCGAACGGTCAGCCTGCTCGACGGCGACGTGGTGCGCCGGGAACTCTCCGCCGGCCTGGGCTTCAGCAAGACCGACCGGGACCTCAACGTCCGCCGGATCGGCTGGGTCGCCGCCGAGATCGCCCGGCATCGGGGGGTCGGCATCTGCTGCCCGATCGCCCCGTACGCCCAGGCGCGGGCGACCGCCCGGGAGATGGCGCTGGCGGCCGGGGCGGGCTTCCTGCTGGTGCACGTCGCCACCCCGCTGGAGGTCTGCGAGCAGCGCGACCGCAAGGGCCTGTACGCGCGGGCCCGGGCCGGCCTGCTCACCGGGATGACCGGCGTCGACGACCCGTACGAGGAGCCGACCGACGCCGACCTGGTCATCGACACCACGGAGCTGACCGTTGACGAGGCGGTGCAGGCGGTGCTGCACCACCTGACCGAGACGGGCTGGGTCGAGCCCCGCCTGCAGTCCACCTGA
- a CDS encoding glycosyltransferase family 2 protein: MTLDTRAPRVSVVVPVHDSGAHIEKLVASLLRQSLPADEFEVIFVDDGSTDGTPARLDELAAAHPHLHVLHIPNSGWPSRPRNLGIERARGEYVFFADDDDWFGDEALERLHDCATTHAADVVVGKMAGHGRRVPRELFRRNRFDATLANSPLIDSLTCHKLFRRSFLDEHRLRFSEGPHLRLEDHRMVIRAYLLSKRTCVLADYTCYHHRRRKDAGNVTARKFFDPASYFAGLREALDIVDAHIAPGEVRDRLHRRWLRHEMLHRLRRRRLLEAPPEWADQVAHEVRQIIRERFAPGVAAGLPPLQRVAAHLAEQGRVDDLRRLAEWETGIAATGAVDRRELSGSTLTVAVSAHLESGGRPVTFAADSGREVLVLPVTDVDPALSDSTGTLDKSRLDLIARRRETNEEVFLPVTFHTEKVTGTTDDGTLHLVHHATATVDLDRLNSGRTRGTWFLKARITSAGWTADTPLALVLHFSADGARPVVRDRVGLWRRARWAVSRRLPR, encoded by the coding sequence ATGACCCTCGACACCAGGGCGCCCCGGGTCAGTGTCGTGGTTCCGGTACACGACAGTGGGGCGCACATCGAGAAGCTGGTCGCCTCGCTGCTGCGTCAGTCGCTGCCGGCCGACGAGTTCGAGGTGATCTTCGTCGACGACGGCTCGACCGACGGCACGCCGGCCCGGCTGGACGAGTTGGCCGCCGCGCACCCGCACCTGCATGTGCTGCACATCCCCAACTCCGGCTGGCCGTCGCGACCGCGCAACCTGGGCATCGAGCGCGCCCGGGGCGAGTACGTCTTCTTCGCCGACGACGACGACTGGTTCGGCGACGAGGCGCTCGAACGCCTGCACGACTGCGCGACGACGCACGCCGCCGACGTGGTGGTCGGCAAGATGGCCGGGCACGGCCGGCGGGTGCCCCGCGAGCTGTTCCGCCGCAACCGCTTCGACGCCACGCTCGCCAACTCCCCGCTGATCGACAGCCTGACCTGCCACAAGCTGTTCCGGCGGTCCTTCCTCGACGAACACCGGCTGCGCTTCTCCGAGGGGCCGCACCTGCGGCTGGAGGACCACCGGATGGTCATCCGGGCCTACCTGCTCTCCAAGCGGACCTGCGTCCTGGCCGACTACACCTGCTACCACCACCGGCGGCGAAAGGACGCCGGCAACGTCACGGCCCGCAAGTTCTTCGACCCGGCCAGCTACTTCGCCGGTCTGCGCGAGGCGCTCGACATCGTCGACGCGCACATCGCACCGGGTGAGGTGCGGGACCGCCTGCACCGACGGTGGCTGCGTCACGAGATGCTCCACCGGCTGCGCCGGCGGCGGCTGCTGGAGGCCCCGCCGGAGTGGGCCGACCAGGTCGCCCACGAGGTACGGCAGATCATCCGGGAACGCTTCGCACCCGGCGTCGCCGCCGGACTGCCGCCGCTGCAGCGGGTGGCCGCCCACCTCGCCGAGCAGGGGCGGGTGGACGACCTGCGCCGGCTCGCCGAGTGGGAGACGGGCATCGCGGCCACCGGCGCCGTGGACCGCCGTGAGCTGAGCGGCTCGACCCTGACCGTCGCCGTCTCCGCCCACCTGGAGTCCGGGGGCCGGCCGGTGACCTTCGCCGCCGACAGTGGCCGGGAGGTGCTGGTGCTGCCGGTGACCGACGTCGACCCGGCGCTGAGCGACTCGACCGGCACGCTCGACAAGAGCCGGCTCGACCTGATCGCCCGGCGCCGGGAGACCAACGAGGAGGTCTTCCTGCCGGTCACCTTCCACACCGAGAAGGTGACCGGCACCACGGACGACGGCACCCTGCACCTCGTCCACCACGCCACCGCCACGGTCGACCTCGACCGGCTCAACTCCGGCCGGACGAGAGGCACCTGGTTCCTGAAGGCCCGGATCACCAGTGCCGGGTGGACCGCTGACACTCCGCTGGCGCTCGTCCTGCACTTCTCCGCCGACGGCGCCCGACCGGTGGTACGCGACCGGGTGGGGCTGTGGCGGCGGGCACGCTGGGCGGTCAGCCGCCGCCTCCCCCGGTGA
- a CDS encoding ABC transporter permease, with the protein MSEPTGVIHDIGYQRYTGPRLGRRQVFGALYLHGLRTAFGLGRSAKAKIFPWLVVGIVTVVAAGATAVRSQIGEVVMTYAQFADNMSWLVIFFVAVVAPELVSRDLRSGVLPLYFSRPLPRSDYPLAKLLAMATALWLLLGAPQLVMFLGAAFTTKEGMRGVWNELLDLLPGLLYAGLWAVVFASIGLLIASLTGKRAFAAGGIVAVFLMTTPIVGILSILPSQTVNELAFIASPSTLVQGVGVWSLGDLLVTEDAAPFSSLIGDFGPVYAVAAVLLVAVCVTLLLARYRKVAAR; encoded by the coding sequence ATGTCTGAGCCCACCGGCGTCATCCACGACATCGGATACCAGCGCTACACCGGCCCCCGGCTGGGGCGCCGCCAGGTCTTCGGCGCCCTCTACCTGCACGGCCTGCGTACCGCCTTCGGTCTGGGTCGCAGCGCCAAAGCCAAGATCTTCCCCTGGCTGGTGGTCGGCATCGTCACCGTGGTGGCCGCCGGCGCGACAGCGGTCCGCAGCCAGATCGGCGAGGTGGTGATGACATACGCCCAGTTCGCCGACAACATGAGCTGGCTGGTCATCTTCTTCGTCGCGGTGGTCGCACCCGAGCTGGTCTCCCGGGACCTGCGCAGCGGGGTGCTGCCGCTCTACTTCTCCCGGCCGCTGCCCCGGTCGGACTACCCGCTGGCCAAGCTGCTGGCGATGGCGACCGCGCTCTGGCTGCTGCTCGGCGCGCCGCAACTGGTGATGTTCCTGGGCGCCGCCTTCACCACCAAGGAGGGGATGCGGGGCGTCTGGAACGAGCTGCTCGACCTGCTGCCGGGGCTGCTCTACGCCGGGCTCTGGGCGGTGGTCTTCGCCTCGATCGGCCTGCTGATCGCCTCGCTCACCGGCAAGCGGGCGTTCGCCGCCGGCGGGATCGTGGCGGTCTTCCTGATGACCACGCCGATCGTCGGCATCCTCTCCATCCTGCCCTCTCAGACGGTCAACGAGCTGGCCTTCATCGCCTCGCCGTCCACCCTGGTGCAGGGGGTCGGGGTCTGGTCTCTCGGCGACCTGTTGGTCACCGAGGACGCGGCCCCGTTCAGCAGCCTGATCGGCGACTTCGGCCCGGTCTACGCGGTCGCCGCCGTACTGCTGGTGGCCGTCTGCGTCACCCTGCTGCTTGCCCGGTACCGGAAGGTGGCCGCCCGATGA
- a CDS encoding polyphosphate polymerase domain-containing protein, with protein MRLRFTRPARPARPPDRAAEAAAPATGRPASPRRDGDQAGHALRAPSKLHAFNRYEIKYLVDTARVPALREQLAVRLAPDSHGADGGYGVWSVYYDTAGLRFYWEKIEGLRFRRKLRIRHYGDRSTVDDDSTVYVEIKQRVNRVTQKRRIALPYRTARRLCDERVLIEHDPAQRGFVSEVLGLVSGLDLRPVAMTGYQREAFVGQDADLGLRVTLDHRVRGRDRDFHLGADAENRLIVPASRSIVEVKANERVPYWLTDLAARAELQVVRVSKYCQSVEAFGRAPRSIFHVHDHDPAADLTAAAPGSEA; from the coding sequence ATGCGTCTACGGTTCACCCGTCCCGCCCGTCCCGCCCGTCCACCCGACCGGGCCGCCGAGGCCGCCGCCCCGGCGACCGGACGTCCGGCGAGCCCTCGCCGGGACGGGGACCAAGCCGGTCACGCGCTGCGCGCACCGAGCAAGCTGCACGCCTTCAACCGGTACGAGATCAAGTACCTGGTCGACACGGCCCGGGTGCCGGCGTTGCGGGAGCAGCTCGCCGTCCGCCTGGCGCCGGACAGTCACGGCGCCGACGGCGGGTACGGCGTGTGGAGCGTCTACTACGACACCGCCGGGCTGCGGTTCTACTGGGAGAAGATCGAAGGGCTGCGGTTCCGCCGCAAGCTGCGGATCCGGCACTACGGCGACCGGTCCACGGTGGACGACGACAGCACCGTCTACGTCGAGATCAAGCAGCGGGTCAACCGGGTCACCCAGAAGCGCCGGATCGCGCTGCCGTACCGGACCGCCCGCCGGCTCTGCGACGAGCGGGTGCTGATCGAGCACGACCCGGCCCAGCGGGGTTTCGTGTCCGAGGTGCTCGGCCTCGTCTCCGGCCTGGACCTGCGGCCGGTCGCGATGACCGGCTACCAGCGCGAGGCGTTCGTCGGCCAGGACGCCGACCTCGGCCTGCGGGTCACCCTGGACCACCGGGTACGCGGCCGGGACCGGGACTTCCACCTCGGCGCGGACGCCGAGAACCGGCTGATCGTCCCGGCCTCCCGGTCGATCGTCGAGGTCAAGGCCAACGAGCGGGTCCCGTACTGGCTCACCGACCTCGCTGCCCGCGCCGAACTGCAGGTGGTGCGGGTCTCCAAGTACTGCCAGAGCGTCGAGGCGTTCGGCCGGGCGCCGCGCTCGATCTTCCACGTCCACGACCACGATCCGGCCGCCGACCTGACGGCGGCCGCCCCGGGAAGCGAGGCCTGA
- a CDS encoding ABC transporter ATP-binding protein has translation MSTTSADTRPTAAGEPPAPTVSTLELAGVSRWYGNVVAVNDVSMSLGPGVTGLLGPNGAGKTTLLHMMAGFLAPSRGAVTLDGRPTWRNPDVYRRLGLVSEREAVHTFLTAHEFVLASAKLHRLPDPAEAARRAIALVEMESAQDRRIGTYSKGMRQRARVAAALVHDPQVLLLDEPFNGMDPRQRLHMMELLHRLGDAGRTILFSSHILEEVEQVSGTVQVMVAGRLAASGDFRTIRRLMTNRPHVFAVRSTDDRALAVALMAEASVTGVELDRTGLTVRAGDYGAFTRALPRIALAHGIRVRQLVPEDESLESVFSYLVEA, from the coding sequence ATGAGCACGACGAGTGCCGACACCCGGCCCACGGCGGCCGGTGAGCCGCCCGCCCCGACCGTGAGCACCCTGGAGCTGGCCGGCGTCTCCCGCTGGTACGGCAACGTGGTGGCGGTCAACGACGTCAGCATGAGCCTCGGCCCGGGTGTCACCGGGCTGCTCGGCCCGAACGGCGCGGGCAAGACCACCCTGCTGCACATGATGGCCGGCTTCCTCGCCCCGTCGCGCGGCGCGGTCACCCTGGACGGCCGACCCACCTGGCGCAACCCCGACGTCTACCGCCGACTCGGCCTGGTCAGCGAGCGGGAGGCGGTACACACCTTCCTCACCGCCCACGAGTTCGTGCTGGCCAGCGCGAAGCTGCACCGGCTGCCGGACCCGGCGGAGGCGGCCCGACGGGCGATCGCGCTGGTCGAGATGGAGAGCGCGCAGGACCGCCGGATCGGCACGTACTCCAAGGGCATGCGGCAGCGCGCCCGGGTGGCGGCGGCCCTCGTGCACGACCCGCAGGTGCTGCTGCTCGACGAGCCGTTCAACGGGATGGACCCGCGCCAGCGGCTGCACATGATGGAGCTGCTGCACCGCCTCGGCGACGCGGGCCGGACGATCCTGTTCAGCTCGCACATCCTGGAGGAGGTCGAGCAGGTCTCCGGCACGGTCCAGGTGATGGTCGCCGGCCGGCTGGCCGCCTCCGGCGACTTCCGTACCATCCGTCGGCTGATGACCAACCGGCCGCACGTGTTCGCGGTGCGCTCCACCGACGACCGGGCGCTGGCGGTCGCGCTGATGGCCGAGGCGTCGGTGACCGGCGTCGAGCTGGACCGCACCGGCCTGACCGTGCGGGCCGGCGACTACGGCGCGTTCACCCGGGCGCTGCCGCGGATCGCGCTGGCGCACGGCATCCGGGTCCGGCAACTGGTGCCCGAGGACGAGTCCCTGGAGAGCGTCTTCTCCTACCTGGTGGAGGCCTGA
- a CDS encoding ABC transporter ATP-binding protein, whose protein sequence is MTLIATESLTKTYGGGVTALADLTVAVEPGIIGLVGANGAGKSTLIKILLGLLAPTSGRVRVLGLDPTTESAGVRARVGYMPEHDALPPDLTAAELVTHLGRISGLPRTVARERASEALRHVGLYEERYRPVGGYSTGMKQRVKLAQALVHDPDLLLLDEPTNGLDPAGRDAMLALVHRIGTEFGISVLVCSHLLGEVERICDTLIAIDGGRLLRADRIDAMTSATDVLAVEVSEGTEELAARLGALRLPVRRDGRLLLVELADDATYDLILGAVAELDLPLHRLDQRRHRVAELFATREPSHV, encoded by the coding sequence GTGACACTCATCGCGACCGAGTCGCTGACCAAGACGTACGGGGGTGGGGTCACCGCGCTGGCCGACCTGACCGTCGCGGTCGAGCCCGGGATCATCGGCCTGGTCGGCGCGAACGGCGCCGGCAAGTCGACGCTGATCAAGATCCTGCTCGGCCTGCTCGCCCCGACCAGCGGTCGGGTGCGGGTGCTGGGCCTCGACCCCACCACCGAATCCGCGGGCGTCCGCGCGCGGGTCGGCTACATGCCCGAGCACGACGCCCTGCCGCCCGACCTCACCGCCGCCGAGCTGGTCACCCATCTCGGCCGGATCAGCGGGCTGCCGCGTACGGTGGCCCGCGAGCGGGCCTCCGAGGCGCTGCGGCACGTCGGGCTCTACGAGGAGCGCTACCGCCCGGTGGGCGGCTACTCCACCGGCATGAAGCAGCGGGTGAAGCTCGCCCAGGCGCTGGTGCACGACCCCGACCTGCTGCTGCTCGACGAGCCCACCAACGGCCTCGACCCGGCCGGCCGGGACGCCATGCTGGCCCTGGTGCACCGGATCGGCACCGAGTTCGGCATCTCCGTCCTGGTCTGCTCGCACCTGCTCGGCGAGGTGGAGCGGATCTGCGACACCCTGATCGCCATCGACGGCGGGCGGCTGCTGCGCGCCGACCGTATCGACGCGATGACCTCGGCCACCGACGTGCTCGCCGTCGAGGTCAGCGAGGGCACCGAGGAGTTGGCCGCCCGGCTCGGCGCGCTGCGGCTGCCGGTGCGCCGGGACGGCCGACTGCTGCTCGTCGAACTCGCCGACGACGCCACCTACGACCTCATCCTCGGCGCGGTCGCCGAGCTGGACCTGCCGCTGCACCGGCTGGACCAGCGCCGGCACCGGGTGGCCGAGCTCTTCGCCACGAGGGAGCCCAGCCATGTCTGA
- a CDS encoding DUF4956 domain-containing protein, with product MDITFQDLSGTFSVGDIALALSLSFLLSTMIGLVYRATHRNVSYSQSYVQTLIVLGMLISLIMLVVGSNIARAFALVGALSVVRFRNAIKETRDVGFIFLVMGVGMACGTRFYTLAVVAAFAISLVVVVMYRFNWFALQVQRQVVKVQVPAGGDRTADIQDVLVRYTTEFELVSLESIRAGALTELMYTVRLKKGSEPGDLVSALSERTSGQRVTVLTGYDQTDL from the coding sequence ATGGACATCACGTTCCAGGATCTGTCCGGCACCTTCAGCGTCGGCGACATCGCCCTCGCGCTGTCGCTGTCGTTCCTGCTGAGCACCATGATCGGCCTGGTCTACCGGGCCACCCACCGCAACGTGTCGTACAGCCAGTCGTACGTCCAGACGCTGATCGTCCTCGGCATGCTGATCTCGCTGATCATGCTGGTGGTGGGTTCCAACATCGCGCGGGCCTTCGCCCTGGTCGGGGCGCTGTCGGTGGTCCGCTTCCGCAACGCGATCAAGGAGACCCGCGACGTCGGTTTCATCTTCCTGGTGATGGGTGTCGGCATGGCCTGCGGCACCCGCTTCTACACCCTGGCCGTGGTCGCCGCCTTCGCGATCAGCCTGGTCGTCGTGGTGATGTACCGGTTCAACTGGTTCGCCCTCCAGGTGCAGCGGCAGGTGGTGAAGGTGCAGGTGCCCGCCGGCGGTGACCGCACGGCGGACATCCAGGACGTGCTGGTCCGGTACACCACCGAGTTCGAGCTGGTGAGCCTGGAGTCGATCCGGGCCGGCGCGCTCACCGAGCTGATGTACACGGTCCGGCTGAAGAAGGGCAGCGAGCCGGGTGACCTGGTCTCGGCGCTCAGCGAGCGGACCTCGGGCCAGCGGGTCACCGTGCTGACCGGCTACGACCAGACGGACCTGTGA
- a CDS encoding CotH kinase family protein, whose protein sequence is MPRLPRPALPRRLRRRIPVRVRQNWRLLTTCVAFLAVLTLVLGTERIRPYVASAGTAGAETVTVDIAGTRDLFDAGAAHSISLTFRDADYQRMLETYWTEGEKEYVEADLVVDGTSIPSVGVRLKGNSTLGALTWNGQTRPRQEGEAGGPAGGRPPTGADQRQGDQQPGDRPQRVRPGGAAPGGAAPGGTAPGGAAPGGTAPGGTAPGGTAPGGTAPGGTGPGAAGPGGGMGRVGLKAEEPETLPWLISFDEFVEGRRYQGHREVAVRVGGMGGGSTVLNEALSLSLLDGVGETTQRYAYSSFTVNDRPTTARLLVEHPDEHFAERLDGDGVLYKALAGGSFTDQGDDPTDYQDDFKQITMRGSQDLQPVINLIRWVHSASDEEFAAGLAEKVDVGSFARYVALQNLLLNFDDMAGPGRNYYLWYDLGTKKFSVLSWDHNLTFSGSATQGPHDTGGLGMRGAGRTQGTGPAPDTPDNPDAGTAPDAAAAAPGADVADAPGAGAAPEGGRRGGAMGGHRLKERFLASAAFTQVYEDAYRELFQEVYGSGRATGALDAISTVLKTVAGVDAAAVDRDAGQLRTLIQQRTESLRDDEVVTGGGGG, encoded by the coding sequence ATGCCGCGGCTTCCCCGCCCGGCGCTGCCGCGTCGGCTCCGGCGCCGGATCCCGGTCCGGGTCCGGCAGAACTGGCGGCTGCTGACCACCTGTGTGGCCTTCCTCGCCGTGCTCACCCTGGTGCTCGGCACCGAGCGGATCCGCCCGTACGTGGCCAGCGCCGGCACCGCCGGGGCGGAGACGGTGACGGTCGACATCGCCGGCACCCGGGACCTCTTCGACGCCGGGGCGGCCCACTCGATCAGCCTCACCTTCCGGGACGCGGACTACCAGCGGATGCTGGAGACGTACTGGACGGAGGGGGAGAAGGAGTACGTCGAGGCGGACCTGGTCGTCGACGGCACCTCGATCCCCAGCGTCGGTGTCCGGCTCAAGGGCAACTCGACCCTGGGCGCGTTGACCTGGAACGGGCAGACCCGGCCGCGCCAGGAGGGCGAGGCGGGTGGGCCGGCCGGCGGCCGGCCGCCCACCGGCGCCGACCAGCGGCAGGGCGACCAGCAGCCGGGCGACCGCCCGCAGCGGGTTCGCCCGGGCGGCGCGGCGCCGGGCGGCGCGGCGCCGGGCGGGACGGCCCCGGGCGGGGCAGCTCCCGGCGGGACGGCCCCGGGCGGGACGGCGCCGGGCGGGACGGCGCCGGGCGGGACGGCCCCGGGCGGTACCGGTCCGGGCGCGGCCGGACCCGGCGGCGGGATGGGTCGGGTCGGCCTGAAGGCCGAGGAACCGGAGACGCTGCCCTGGTTGATCAGCTTCGACGAGTTCGTCGAGGGGCGCCGCTACCAGGGGCACCGGGAGGTGGCGGTCCGGGTCGGCGGGATGGGCGGTGGCTCGACCGTGCTGAACGAGGCCCTGTCGCTGTCCCTGCTGGACGGCGTCGGCGAGACCACCCAGCGGTACGCGTACTCGTCGTTCACCGTCAACGACCGGCCGACCACGGCCCGGCTGCTGGTCGAGCACCCGGACGAGCACTTCGCCGAGCGGCTGGACGGCGACGGGGTGCTCTACAAGGCGCTGGCCGGCGGCAGCTTCACCGACCAGGGTGACGACCCGACCGACTACCAGGACGACTTCAAGCAGATCACCATGCGCGGCAGCCAGGACCTGCAACCGGTGATCAACCTGATCCGCTGGGTGCACTCGGCGAGCGACGAGGAGTTCGCCGCCGGGCTCGCCGAGAAGGTGGACGTGGGGTCCTTCGCCCGCTACGTCGCGCTGCAGAACCTGCTGCTCAACTTCGACGACATGGCCGGCCCGGGGCGGAACTACTACCTCTGGTACGACCTCGGCACGAAGAAGTTCAGCGTGCTCAGCTGGGACCACAACCTGACGTTCAGCGGCAGCGCCACCCAGGGCCCGCACGACACCGGCGGGCTGGGCATGCGCGGCGCCGGCCGTACCCAGGGAACCGGCCCGGCCCCCGACACGCCGGACAACCCGGACGCCGGCACCGCTCCGGACGCCGCCGCAGCCGCCCCAGGGGCCGACGTGGCGGACGCCCCGGGCGCCGGTGCCGCTCCGGAGGGCGGGCGGCGGGGTGGCGCGATGGGCGGCCACCGGCTGAAGGAGCGGTTCCTGGCCAGCGCCGCCTTCACGCAGGTCTATGAGGACGCGTACCGGGAGCTGTTCCAGGAGGTCTACGGCAGCGGCCGGGCCACCGGAGCGCTGGACGCGATCAGCACGGTGCTGAAGACGGTGGCCGGGGTGGACGCCGCGGCCGTGGACCGGGACGCCGGCCAGTTGCGCACGCTGATCCAGCAGCGCACCGAGAGCCTGCGCGACGACGAGGTGGTCACCGGGGGAGGCGGCGGCTGA
- a CDS encoding DeoR/GlpR family DNA-binding transcription regulator yields MLAQQRQAAILDRVRSTGGVRVTELAAEFGVSDMTIRRDLEALHDRGLLAKVHGGATAAGPGSTDEPGFRAKSVRQLPEKAAIAGRAAELVRPGAAIALSAGTTTAELARRLVDVPGLTVVTNSLPVAEILHAGGRSDQTVVLTGGVRTPSDALVGPLAVTAIRSLHLDLLFLGVHGISERAGFTTPNLMEAETDRALVAAADRLVVLADHTKWGTVGISSIVELSAAHVLVSDDRLPADARRVLGERVGELVMVSGTGGARTTTPTSGEVAE; encoded by the coding sequence ATGCTCGCCCAGCAGCGGCAGGCGGCCATCCTCGACCGGGTGCGGAGCACCGGCGGGGTCCGGGTCACCGAGCTGGCCGCCGAGTTCGGCGTCTCGGACATGACCATCCGGCGCGACCTGGAGGCGCTGCACGACCGCGGCCTGCTGGCCAAGGTGCACGGCGGGGCCACCGCGGCCGGCCCCGGCTCCACCGACGAACCCGGCTTCCGGGCCAAGTCGGTGCGGCAGCTGCCGGAGAAGGCGGCCATCGCCGGCCGGGCCGCCGAACTGGTCCGGCCCGGCGCGGCGATCGCCCTCTCCGCCGGCACCACCACCGCCGAGCTGGCCCGCCGGCTGGTCGACGTGCCCGGCCTGACCGTGGTGACCAACTCGCTGCCGGTGGCCGAGATCCTGCACGCCGGCGGCCGCTCCGACCAGACGGTGGTGCTCACCGGCGGGGTGCGTACGCCCTCGGACGCCCTGGTCGGGCCGCTGGCCGTGACCGCGATCCGGTCGCTGCACCTGGACCTGCTCTTCCTCGGGGTGCACGGGATCAGCGAGCGGGCCGGCTTCACCACCCCCAACCTGATGGAGGCCGAGACCGACCGGGCCCTGGTGGCGGCGGCGGACCGGCTGGTGGTGCTGGCCGACCACACCAAGTGGGGCACGGTCGGCATCTCCTCCATCGTCGAGCTCTCCGCCGCCCACGTGCTGGTCAGCGACGACCGGTTGCCGGCCGACGCCCGCCGGGTACTCGGCGAGCGGGTGGGTGAGCTGGTGATGGTTTCCGGGACGGGCGGGGCACGGACGACCACCCCGACGAGTGGAGAGGTGGCGGAGTGA